Proteins from one Thioflavicoccus mobilis 8321 genomic window:
- the cysE gene encoding serine O-acetyltransferase, whose amino-acid sequence MFERLREDIDCVFDRDPAARTVLEVVTTYPGFHAILAHRISHHLWGRGHKWLARVLSNLARLFTGIEIHPAAEIGRRFFIDHGMGVVIGETAVIGADCTLYHGVTLGGTSWDKGKRHPTLGRDVVVGAGAKVLGPIRIGDGVRIGSNAVVIKSVHAGATVVGVPGHVIERSDGEQSQRRADTAKRIGFDAYGATRDAPDPVANAVNRMLDHIHLVDQRLEAMSRALERQGITGHFNHLPGLESCEIHSTATADEPPDESPTGQAEHDTGC is encoded by the coding sequence ATGTTCGAACGATTGCGAGAAGACATCGACTGCGTCTTCGACCGCGACCCGGCGGCGCGGACCGTCCTGGAGGTCGTTACGACCTATCCCGGGTTTCACGCGATACTGGCGCACCGCATTTCCCATCACCTCTGGGGGCGCGGCCACAAGTGGCTGGCGCGGGTGCTGTCGAACCTCGCCCGTCTGTTCACCGGCATCGAGATCCATCCGGCGGCCGAGATTGGCCGGCGCTTCTTCATCGACCACGGCATGGGTGTCGTCATCGGCGAGACGGCCGTGATCGGCGCCGACTGCACCCTCTACCATGGCGTCACACTCGGCGGCACCAGCTGGGACAAGGGTAAGCGCCACCCGACCCTCGGGCGCGATGTCGTCGTCGGGGCCGGCGCCAAGGTCCTGGGGCCCATCAGGATCGGCGACGGGGTGCGGATCGGCTCGAATGCCGTTGTGATCAAGTCGGTCCACGCCGGCGCGACCGTCGTCGGCGTGCCGGGCCATGTCATCGAGCGCTCGGACGGCGAGCAGTCGCAGCGGCGTGCCGATACCGCCAAGCGGATCGGCTTCGATGCCTATGGTGCGACCCGCGATGCCCCGGACCCGGTGGCCAATGCCGTCAACCGGATGCTCGATCATATCCACCTGGTGGACCAGCGGCTGGAGGCCATGTCCCGGGCCTTGGAGCGGCAAGGCATCACCGGCCACTTCAACCATCTACCGGGTCTCGAGTCCTGCGAGATCCATTCTACTGCGACGGCCGACGAGCCACCGGACGAGTCGCCGACCGGGCAGGCCGAGCACGACACCGGGTGCTGA
- the queA gene encoding tRNA preQ1(34) S-adenosylmethionine ribosyltransferase-isomerase QueA translates to MYRTDFHYELPPELIAQRPLAERGASRLLNLDGPSGALRDLSFADLPQLLRPGDLLVLNDTSVMRARLLGRKPTGGCVEILIERLLGPDAALAHCRPGRSLRTATEIEIDGGGKVVVAGREGELFRLVAPDGDLSALMARRGHVPLPPYIQRPDDGADTERYQTVYAAREGAIAAPTAGLHFEEAMLARLSALGVGQARVTLHVGAGTFQPVRAERIDAHRMHAEWVEVGDDVCAQVSATRAAGGRVVAVGTTSVRSLETAAADGALRPYCGDSRLFIRPGYRFRVVDALLTNFHLPESTLLMLVSAFAGHAQVMAAYRHAVEARYRFFSYGDAMFLTRWN, encoded by the coding sequence ATGTATCGTACCGATTTCCACTACGAACTGCCGCCGGAGTTGATCGCCCAGCGTCCCTTGGCTGAGCGCGGGGCGAGTCGTCTGCTGAACCTCGATGGCCCGAGCGGCGCGCTTCGCGACCTCTCCTTCGCCGACCTGCCGCAGCTCCTGCGGCCCGGCGACCTGTTGGTCCTCAACGACACCAGCGTGATGCGGGCGCGCCTGCTCGGCCGCAAGCCGACGGGCGGGTGCGTCGAGATCCTGATCGAGCGGCTGCTCGGGCCGGACGCAGCCCTGGCGCACTGCCGTCCCGGTCGGTCGCTGCGCACCGCCACCGAGATCGAGATCGACGGCGGCGGCAAGGTCGTTGTCGCGGGGCGTGAAGGCGAATTGTTTCGCCTGGTCGCGCCGGACGGCGATCTGTCGGCGCTGATGGCGCGCCGTGGCCACGTGCCGCTCCCGCCTTACATCCAGCGGCCGGACGACGGGGCCGACACGGAGCGCTACCAGACCGTCTATGCCGCGCGCGAGGGGGCGATCGCGGCGCCGACGGCCGGGCTGCATTTCGAAGAGGCGATGCTGGCGCGGCTCAGCGCGCTGGGCGTGGGGCAGGCGCGGGTCACGCTGCACGTCGGGGCCGGCACCTTTCAACCGGTGCGGGCCGAGCGGATCGACGCGCACCGGATGCATGCCGAGTGGGTCGAGGTCGGGGATGACGTCTGTGCCCAGGTCTCGGCGACGCGGGCCGCCGGCGGCCGGGTCGTCGCGGTGGGGACGACGTCGGTGCGCAGCCTCGAGACGGCCGCCGCCGATGGGGCGCTGCGGCCTTACTGCGGCGATAGCCGGTTGTTCATCCGTCCCGGCTACCGGTTTCGGGTGGTCGATGCGCTGCTTACGAACTTCCACTTGCCGGAATCGACGCTGTTGATGCTGGTGTCTGCCTTTGCCGGCCACGCGCAAGTGATGGCCGCCTACCGGCACGCGGTCGAGGCGCGTTACCGCTTCTTCAGCTACGGGGATGCGATGTTCTTGACACGGTGGAACTAA
- the secF gene encoding protein translocase subunit SecF, with protein MRLLKTLNIDFMGWRRPAVIASVVITVLFLGSMVLRGFDFGLDFTGGTVIEVGYEQPTELAPVRQALEQNGFAGAVVQYFGSRHDVAIRLPLQEAKAAGSELSDQIYRALSAASDGSVELRRAEFVGPQVGEELREDGGLAMLFALIGILIYVAVRFEWRFAVGAVVATIHDVIVTIGVFSVLQIEFNLSVLAAVLAVIGYSVNDTVVIFDRIRENFRRVRKGTVIEIVNRSINETLSRTIITGGTTLLVVFALYIFGGEVLSGFSLALIIGILIGTYSSIYVATAAVVWLGISKADLIPPPKEGAGADLRP; from the coding sequence ATGCGGCTACTCAAGACGCTCAATATCGATTTCATGGGCTGGCGCCGGCCGGCCGTCATCGCCTCCGTCGTGATCACGGTGCTGTTCCTCGGCTCAATGGTCTTGCGCGGCTTCGACTTCGGGCTCGATTTCACCGGCGGCACCGTCATCGAGGTCGGCTATGAGCAGCCGACCGAGCTGGCGCCGGTCCGCCAGGCCCTGGAGCAGAACGGCTTCGCCGGCGCTGTCGTGCAGTACTTCGGTTCGCGTCACGACGTGGCGATCCGTCTCCCGCTGCAGGAGGCCAAGGCGGCCGGCAGCGAACTCAGCGACCAAATTTACCGCGCCCTGAGCGCGGCCAGCGACGGGTCGGTGGAACTGCGGCGCGCCGAATTCGTCGGCCCGCAGGTCGGCGAGGAGCTACGCGAGGACGGCGGGCTGGCGATGCTGTTCGCGCTGATCGGGATCCTGATCTATGTCGCGGTGCGCTTCGAGTGGCGGTTCGCCGTCGGCGCCGTGGTGGCGACGATCCACGACGTCATCGTGACGATCGGCGTCTTCTCGGTACTCCAGATCGAGTTCAACCTCTCGGTGCTGGCCGCCGTGCTCGCGGTCATCGGCTATTCGGTGAATGACACGGTCGTCATCTTCGATCGAATCCGCGAGAACTTCCGGCGCGTGCGCAAGGGCACCGTCATCGAGATCGTCAACCGTTCGATCAACGAGACCCTCTCGCGGACCATCATCACCGGCGGCACGACCCTGCTCGTTGTCTTCGCCCTCTACATCTTCGGCGGCGAGGTCCTGAGCGGCTTCTCGCTGGCATTGATCATCGGCATCCTGATCGGCACCTACTCGAGCATCTATGTCGCGACGGCCGCCGTCGTCTGGCTGGGGATCAGCAAGGCCGACCTGATTCCGCCGCCGAAGGAAGGTGCGGGCGCCGATCTGCGGCCCTGA
- the yajC gene encoding preprotein translocase subunit YajC has protein sequence MSFFVSNAWAQDAAAAGPADLVMSLLFPIGLLVLLYFLMIRPQIKRQKEHTKMVAGLAKGDEVITIGGMAGRIIELGESFAIVEIADGVQVKVRRHAVEAVLPKGSMKDL, from the coding sequence ATGAGCTTTTTCGTCTCGAACGCCTGGGCACAAGATGCCGCCGCTGCTGGACCGGCCGATCTCGTCATGAGCCTGCTCTTCCCGATCGGCTTGTTGGTCTTGCTCTACTTCTTGATGATCCGTCCGCAGATCAAGCGTCAGAAGGAGCATACGAAGATGGTGGCCGGCCTCGCCAAGGGCGACGAGGTGATTACCATCGGCGGCATGGCCGGGCGCATCATCGAGCTCGGCGAGAGCTTCGCGATCGTCGAAATCGCCGATGGTGTGCAGGTCAAGGTCCGTCGCCATGCGGTCGAGGCGGTCCTCCCGAAGGGGTCGATGAAGGACCTCTAG
- a CDS encoding inositol monophosphatase family protein: MNPMLNIATRAARQAGRLLLRHFDRTDQLTIHDKGRNDFVTEVDRAAEASIVNELRSKYPSHAILAEESGHHGDGDIVWIIDPLDGTTNYLHGFPQFAVSIGLKYRGKLELGVVYNPLSEEMFTAARGQGAHLNDRRIRVAKRTGLDGALIGTGFPFRDQQNMDRYLGMLRAMMQEAAGIRRPGSASLDLAYVAAGRLDGFWELGLAPWDLAGGAVLIAEAGGTATNLAGGSDFLNTGNLIAGNLKVHQAMLSRIRPFLDDNLPA; this comes from the coding sequence ATGAATCCCATGCTGAACATCGCCACCCGCGCCGCACGCCAGGCCGGCCGCCTGCTGCTGCGTCACTTCGATCGCACCGACCAGCTCACGATCCACGACAAGGGCCGCAACGACTTCGTCACCGAGGTCGACCGCGCCGCCGAGGCGTCGATCGTCAACGAGCTGCGGAGCAAATACCCCTCCCACGCCATCCTCGCAGAGGAGAGCGGCCACCACGGCGATGGCGACATCGTCTGGATCATCGATCCGCTCGACGGTACCACCAACTATCTCCATGGCTTCCCCCAGTTCGCCGTATCGATCGGTCTCAAATACCGCGGCAAGCTCGAGCTCGGCGTGGTCTACAACCCGCTCTCCGAGGAAATGTTCACCGCCGCACGAGGCCAGGGGGCCCATCTCAACGACCGGCGCATCCGCGTGGCCAAGCGCACCGGGCTCGACGGCGCCCTGATTGGCACCGGCTTCCCGTTTCGCGACCAGCAGAACATGGACCGTTACCTCGGCATGTTGCGGGCCATGATGCAGGAGGCGGCCGGAATCCGGCGCCCGGGTTCGGCCTCGCTCGACCTCGCCTATGTCGCGGCCGGGCGTCTCGACGGTTTCTGGGAGCTGGGGCTCGCCCCCTGGGACCTGGCCGGCGGCGCCGTATTGATCGCCGAGGCCGGCGGCACGGCGACGAATCTGGCCGGCGGCAGCGATTTTCTAAACACCGGCAACCTGATCGCGGGGAACCTGAAGGTCCATCAGGCGATGCTCAGCCGGATCCGTCCATTCCTCGACGACAACCTACCGGCCTGA
- a CDS encoding RNA methyltransferase, with protein sequence MNVPARRPLDRIRFVLVETTHSGNIGAVARAMKNMGLRRLDLVSPQQPLDAEAIARASGADDLLAAAQVHPDLVTALAGCRRVIGSSARHRAIAWPLVEPQEAARLLLEEARHGDVALVFGRESSGLSNEELARCHYLAHIPTDPGFSSLNLAAAAQVFAYELRRNWLEEDRAVPVSAPRDLAPVEALEGFFAHLNQTLIDIGFADPDQCGKLARRLRRLFQRAEPDRTELNILRGILSAAQGRKSLGRFARRDAPAAGEE encoded by the coding sequence ATGAATGTCCCAGCCCGACGCCCGCTTGACCGTATCCGCTTCGTCCTCGTCGAGACGACCCACTCCGGCAATATCGGTGCGGTGGCGCGGGCGATGAAGAACATGGGGCTGCGTCGGCTGGACCTGGTCAGCCCGCAGCAGCCGCTCGATGCCGAGGCCATCGCCCGCGCCTCCGGGGCCGATGACCTGCTGGCCGCGGCGCAGGTCCACCCGGACCTGGTGACGGCGCTGGCCGGCTGTCGGCGCGTCATCGGCTCGAGCGCGCGCCACCGGGCAATCGCCTGGCCGCTCGTCGAGCCGCAGGAGGCCGCCCGGCTGCTGCTGGAAGAGGCGCGGCATGGTGACGTGGCGCTCGTCTTCGGCCGCGAGTCATCGGGTCTGAGCAATGAGGAGCTGGCCCGCTGCCACTATTTGGCGCACATCCCGACCGACCCGGGCTTCAGCTCGCTGAACCTGGCGGCGGCGGCCCAGGTCTTCGCCTACGAGCTGCGGCGGAACTGGTTGGAAGAGGACCGCGCCGTGCCAGTGTCGGCCCCGCGCGACCTGGCGCCGGTCGAGGCACTGGAGGGCTTCTTCGCCCACCTGAATCAGACACTGATCGATATCGGCTTCGCCGATCCGGACCAATGCGGAAAGCTCGCGCGCCGGCTTCGCCGGCTCTTCCAGCGGGCCGAACCGGATCGCACCGAACTCAACATCTTGCGCGGCATCCTGAGCGCCGCCCAGGGTCGCAAGTCACTGGGGCGCTTCGCGCGTCGTGACGCTCCGGCGGCGGGCGAAGAGTAA
- a CDS encoding HAD family hydrolase, which translates to MPSQPYRLLTLDLDDTLWPCAPVIRAAEEALYAWLTEVAPRLTDCYGIDDLRQQRRALMARRPELAHDLSQVRRVALAERLVEHGYPVALADEGLALFRAERNRVTPYPDVAPALRVLTGRLHLVSITNGNADVASSPLRGLFDLSLTAAEAGAARPDPAMFHLAREWAGVAPAECLHIGDDPYLDVEAARAAGLAAIWVNRSGRPWPEDLASPLATITDLVALPRWLAGETDAL; encoded by the coding sequence ATGCCTTCCCAGCCCTACCGGCTCCTGACCCTCGATCTCGACGACACCCTCTGGCCCTGCGCCCCGGTGATTCGGGCCGCCGAGGAGGCCCTCTACGCTTGGCTCACCGAGGTCGCCCCGCGCCTTACCGACTGCTATGGCATCGACGACCTGCGCCAGCAGCGCCGCGCCCTGATGGCGCGGCGCCCGGAACTCGCCCATGATCTCTCGCAGGTGCGTCGCGTGGCCCTCGCCGAGCGCCTCGTCGAACATGGCTATCCGGTCGCGTTGGCCGACGAGGGGCTGGCCCTCTTTCGCGCCGAGCGCAATCGCGTCACCCCTTACCCGGACGTGGCGCCGGCGCTCCGCGTGCTGACGGGTCGCCTTCACCTGGTCTCGATCACCAACGGCAACGCCGACGTCGCGAGCAGCCCGCTGCGCGGGCTCTTCGATCTGTCGCTGACGGCCGCCGAGGCCGGCGCCGCGCGGCCCGATCCGGCCATGTTCCATCTCGCCCGCGAGTGGGCCGGCGTCGCCCCCGCCGAATGCCTGCACATCGGCGATGATCCCTATCTCGACGTCGAGGCGGCGCGCGCGGCTGGGCTTGCGGCGATCTGGGTGAACCGCAGCGGACGGCCCTGGCCTGAGGACTTGGCGTCGCCGTTGGCGACGATCACCGACTTGGTCGCGCTCCCGCGTTGGCTCGCCGGAGAGACGGATGCGCTTTGA
- the msrA gene encoding peptide-methionine (S)-S-oxide reductase MsrA has product MFSLRPKTQLPTPEQALPGRPEPMPVTNRHYVNDHPIAPPFPPGLAMALFGLGCFWGAERRFWQQPGVYSTAVGYAGGLTPNPTYEEVCSGLTGHVEAVRVVFDPQQIGYDELLKTFWETHDPTQGMRQGNDIGTQYRSAIYCESADQETAARTSLARYQAVLTAAGRGEITTEVRPAPTFYYAEDYHQQYLAKNPGGYCGLGGCGLPYPTD; this is encoded by the coding sequence ATGTTCAGCCTGCGCCCCAAGACCCAACTCCCGACCCCGGAGCAGGCCCTGCCGGGCCGCCCGGAGCCCATGCCGGTCACCAACCGCCACTACGTCAACGACCACCCGATCGCGCCGCCCTTCCCACCTGGCCTGGCCATGGCGTTATTCGGACTCGGCTGCTTCTGGGGCGCCGAACGGCGTTTCTGGCAGCAGCCAGGCGTCTACAGCACCGCCGTCGGCTACGCCGGCGGGCTGACGCCCAACCCGACCTACGAGGAGGTCTGCTCGGGGCTCACCGGCCACGTCGAGGCGGTGCGGGTCGTATTCGACCCGCAGCAGATCGGCTATGACGAGTTGCTCAAGACCTTCTGGGAGACCCACGATCCGACCCAAGGGATGCGCCAGGGCAACGACATCGGCACCCAATACCGCTCGGCGATCTACTGCGAGTCCGCCGATCAGGAGACCGCCGCGCGGACGAGTCTGGCGCGCTACCAGGCGGTACTGACGGCGGCCGGACGCGGCGAGATCACGACCGAGGTCCGCCCCGCCCCGACCTTCTACTACGCCGAGGACTACCACCAGCAGTACCTGGCCAAGAACCCCGGCGGCTACTGCGGGCTTGGCGGCTGCGGCCTGCCGTACCCGACAGACTGA
- the secD gene encoding protein translocase subunit SecD: MNQYPLWKNLLILGVVLFGILFALPNVFSQDPSIEVSAARGHEVTEATPDEVRAVLQNVGVPFKAVEPLAEDKVLVRFPSSGDQLRGQEAIEAHLADRYNSALTLVADLPGWLRAIDAQPMYLGLDLRGGIQVLIDVDMEAALEQGLERYTGDIRSLLRQEKIRYLTVMNDANRVTVKFGDAETLDKGRKLIDREFRELEFETASDGKNFDLYARLAPAEEEQLRDFALQQNITTLRNRVNALGVAEPIVQRQGERRIVVQLPGAQDPARLKEILGATATLEFRLVDTEGSVQDAVEGRVPVSSRLYYDREGRPVLLKRSVIVTGDQITNATSGFDQNSGTPAVFVNLDSRGARRMREVTTENVGKPMAVVFIENRTVTEMVDGEPVKRQVRTEEVISVANIREPFGRRFQTSGLDSSEEAHNLALFLRAGALAAPIQIVEERTIGPSLGQENIDQGVKSVVYGLAAVLIFMGLYYRIFGLVADLVLLTNLVLIVAILSLLQATLTLPGIAGIVLTMGMAVDANVLIFERIREELRNGSSPQASINAGYGKALSTIVDANITTLIAAVILFSFGTGPVKGFAVTLSVGIFTSMFTAILGSRAVVNLIYGGRRLSKLAI, from the coding sequence ATGAACCAATATCCGCTGTGGAAGAATCTGCTGATTCTGGGCGTCGTCCTCTTCGGCATCCTCTTCGCTTTGCCCAACGTCTTTTCCCAGGATCCATCGATCGAGGTCTCGGCAGCCCGTGGCCACGAGGTGACCGAAGCGACCCCGGATGAGGTCCGCGCCGTGCTGCAAAATGTCGGGGTGCCCTTCAAGGCGGTGGAGCCTTTAGCGGAGGACAAGGTGCTGGTGCGTTTCCCGTCCTCGGGGGATCAGTTGCGTGGTCAGGAGGCGATCGAGGCCCACCTCGCGGATCGCTACAACAGCGCGCTGACGCTGGTCGCCGATCTGCCGGGCTGGTTGCGGGCGATCGACGCCCAGCCGATGTACCTGGGCCTCGACCTGCGCGGCGGTATCCAGGTGTTGATCGACGTCGACATGGAAGCGGCGCTCGAGCAAGGGCTGGAGCGTTATACCGGCGATATCCGCAGCCTGCTGCGCCAAGAGAAGATCCGCTATCTGACGGTGATGAACGACGCCAACCGGGTCACCGTCAAGTTCGGCGACGCCGAGACCCTTGACAAGGGACGCAAGCTCATCGATCGCGAGTTCCGTGAGCTCGAGTTCGAGACGGCGAGCGACGGCAAGAATTTCGATCTCTACGCGCGCCTTGCCCCTGCCGAGGAGGAGCAACTGCGCGATTTCGCGCTCCAGCAGAACATCACGACGCTGCGCAATCGGGTCAACGCCTTGGGCGTGGCCGAGCCGATCGTCCAGCGCCAGGGTGAGCGGCGCATCGTCGTCCAGCTCCCCGGTGCCCAGGATCCGGCTCGCCTCAAGGAGATACTCGGCGCGACGGCGACCCTGGAGTTCCGCCTCGTCGACACCGAGGGGAGCGTCCAGGATGCGGTCGAGGGACGCGTGCCGGTCAGCAGCCGCTTGTACTACGACCGCGAGGGTCGTCCGGTATTGCTCAAGCGCAGCGTCATCGTCACTGGCGACCAGATCACCAACGCGACGTCCGGTTTCGATCAGAACAGCGGCACGCCGGCGGTCTTCGTCAACCTCGATAGCCGTGGCGCGCGGCGCATGCGCGAGGTGACGACGGAGAATGTCGGTAAGCCGATGGCGGTGGTCTTCATCGAGAACCGCACCGTGACCGAGATGGTCGATGGCGAGCCGGTCAAGCGTCAGGTGCGTACCGAGGAGGTCATCAGCGTCGCCAACATCCGCGAGCCGTTCGGCCGGCGCTTCCAGACCAGCGGCCTCGATAGCTCCGAGGAGGCCCACAACCTGGCCTTGTTCCTGCGAGCCGGGGCGCTGGCGGCACCGATCCAGATCGTCGAGGAGCGCACGATCGGCCCGAGCCTGGGTCAGGAGAACATCGACCAGGGCGTCAAATCTGTCGTCTATGGCCTGGCCGCAGTGCTTATCTTCATGGGTCTCTATTACCGCATCTTCGGGCTCGTCGCCGACCTGGTGCTGCTGACCAACCTGGTTCTCATCGTCGCGATCCTCTCATTGCTCCAGGCGACGCTGACCCTGCCTGGCATCGCCGGCATCGTCTTGACAATGGGTATGGCCGTCGACGCCAACGTACTGATCTTCGAGCGCATTCGTGAGGAGTTGCGCAACGGCAGCTCACCGCAGGCGAGCATCAATGCCGGTTACGGCAAGGCCCTGTCGACCATCGTCGACGCGAATATCACGACCCTGATCGCGGCGGTGATCCTGTTCAGCTTCGGCACCGGGCCGGTCAAGGGCTTCGCCGTGACCCTCTCCGTTGGCATCTTCACGTCCATGTTTACGGCCATCCTCGGCAGCCGCGCGGTGGTCAACCTGATCTACGGCGGTCGGCGCCTGAGCAAACTGGCCATCTGA
- the tgt gene encoding tRNA guanosine(34) transglycosylase Tgt, whose amino-acid sequence MRFELFARDGAARRGRLTFERGVVETPAFMPVGTYGTVKAMTPEELEGLGAQIILGNTFHLMLRPGTEVIRRCGDLHGFMHWPGPILTDSGGFQVFSLGELRRISEAGVHFKSPIDGSPVFLGPEESMAVQQALGSDIVMIFDECTPYPAEPDQVRASMELSLRWAARSKAAHGDNPAALFGIVQGGMDEGLRAASLEGLQEIGFDGYAVGGLSVGEPPAERLRVLDFLAGRLPPERPHYLMGVGTPGDIVAAVCRGIDMFDCVMPTRNARNGHLFTHQGVVRIRNARYRDDEGPLDAFCDCYTCRNYSRAYLHHLDRCNEILGARLNSLHNLYYYQSLMRDLREAIAAGRLAGFVADFEARAATGR is encoded by the coding sequence ATGCGCTTTGAACTTTTTGCCCGCGATGGCGCTGCGCGGCGCGGTCGGCTGACCTTCGAGCGCGGTGTCGTCGAAACCCCGGCCTTCATGCCGGTCGGCACCTACGGCACCGTCAAGGCGATGACCCCGGAGGAGCTCGAAGGGCTCGGCGCCCAGATCATCCTCGGCAACACCTTCCATCTGATGCTGCGCCCCGGCACCGAGGTGATCCGCCGCTGTGGCGACCTGCACGGCTTCATGCACTGGCCCGGGCCGATCCTGACCGACTCGGGCGGCTTCCAGGTCTTCAGCCTTGGCGAGCTGCGGCGCATCAGCGAGGCCGGCGTGCACTTCAAGTCGCCGATCGACGGCAGCCCCGTGTTCCTCGGGCCTGAGGAGTCGATGGCGGTGCAGCAGGCGCTCGGTTCGGACATCGTGATGATCTTCGACGAGTGCACCCCGTACCCGGCCGAGCCGGACCAGGTGCGGGCCTCGATGGAGCTCTCGCTGCGCTGGGCGGCCCGCAGCAAGGCGGCCCACGGCGACAACCCGGCCGCCCTGTTCGGGATCGTCCAGGGCGGCATGGACGAGGGACTGCGCGCCGCCTCGCTCGAGGGGCTCCAGGAGATCGGTTTCGACGGGTATGCCGTCGGCGGCCTCTCGGTCGGCGAGCCGCCGGCCGAGCGGCTGCGGGTGCTCGACTTCCTCGCCGGGCGATTGCCGCCGGAGCGCCCCCACTACCTGATGGGGGTCGGCACGCCGGGCGATATCGTCGCCGCCGTCTGCCGCGGCATCGACATGTTCGACTGCGTGATGCCGACCCGCAACGCGCGCAACGGGCATCTCTTCACGCACCAGGGCGTGGTGCGGATCCGCAACGCCCGCTACCGCGACGACGAGGGGCCGCTCGATGCGTTTTGCGACTGCTACACCTGTCGCAATTACAGTCGCGCCTATCTTCACCACCTCGACCGCTGCAACGAGATCCTCGGGGCGCGCCTCAACAGTCTACATAACCTATATTATTATCAATCGCTTATGCGTGACTTGCGTGAGGCGATCGCCGCCGGACGGCTGGCAGGCTTCGTCGCCGACTTCGAGGCGCGCGCCGCCACAGGCCGCTGA
- a CDS encoding DUF1840 domain-containing protein has translation MLVTFRTPAYADITMFGNVAETLLELMGHSGTIPGALLAEDIPEALGRLKAAVGEHPDRPLDPETSGEREEEQVHVSLAHRALPLIELLAAAAAAKENVIWDKA, from the coding sequence ATGCTGGTCACCTTCAGGACCCCCGCCTACGCGGACATCACGATGTTCGGTAATGTCGCTGAGACGCTACTGGAACTGATGGGCCACAGTGGAACCATACCGGGCGCCCTCCTCGCCGAGGACATCCCGGAGGCCCTCGGACGACTCAAGGCCGCAGTCGGCGAGCACCCCGACCGACCGCTCGACCCCGAGACGAGCGGCGAGCGGGAAGAGGAGCAGGTCCACGTCAGCCTCGCCCACCGCGCCCTGCCGCTGATCGAGCTGCTCGCGGCCGCGGCCGCGGCGAAAGAGAACGTGATCTGGGACAAGGCCTGA
- a CDS encoding TIGR00730 family Rossman fold protein — protein MTKRGSNPTAFPSARDDASTVAHLAPETPQTRSPSYHLAFTDTDFLLRPELRAVRLQLELLKAELTQQEQGVDSTVVIFGSTRIPDQETAAERLAAAEEAARAAPDDPRIARQLAIARRQTEKAHYYEEARRLAQIITRVSQVNAHRDFVVVTGGGPGIMEAANRGAADVGGKSIGLSVVLPHEERPNPYVTPELSFQFHYFAVRKMHFLMRARALVAFPGGYGTLDELFETLTLIQTRRVDPVPVLLFGEAYWRRIIDFDALVDEGAIGPGDIELFSYVETAEEAWNRIAAFYAEPR, from the coding sequence ATGACGAAGAGAGGCTCGAATCCGACCGCCTTCCCGAGCGCCCGCGACGACGCGAGCACCGTGGCCCATCTGGCACCAGAGACGCCGCAAACCCGCTCGCCGTCCTATCATCTCGCCTTTACCGACACCGACTTCCTGCTGCGCCCGGAGCTGCGCGCGGTGCGCCTCCAGCTCGAGCTGCTGAAGGCCGAGCTGACTCAGCAAGAACAAGGCGTCGACTCGACGGTCGTCATCTTCGGCAGCACTCGCATCCCGGACCAGGAGACGGCCGCCGAGCGGCTCGCCGCGGCCGAGGAGGCGGCCCGGGCCGCGCCGGACGACCCGAGAATCGCGCGCCAGCTCGCCATCGCGCGGCGCCAGACGGAGAAGGCGCACTACTACGAAGAGGCCCGGCGCCTGGCCCAGATCATCACCCGCGTCTCGCAGGTCAACGCGCATCGCGATTTCGTCGTCGTCACCGGCGGCGGCCCGGGGATCATGGAGGCGGCGAATCGCGGTGCCGCCGACGTCGGCGGCAAGAGCATCGGCCTGAGCGTCGTGCTGCCCCACGAGGAGCGGCCGAACCCCTACGTAACGCCGGAGCTGAGCTTCCAGTTCCACTATTTCGCGGTGCGCAAGATGCACTTCCTGATGCGCGCTCGGGCCCTGGTCGCCTTCCCAGGCGGCTACGGCACGCTCGACGAACTCTTCGAGACCCTGACCCTGATCCAGACCCGGCGCGTCGACCCCGTGCCGGTGCTCCTCTTCGGCGAGGCCTACTGGCGGCGCATCATCGACTTCGACGCCCTCGTCGACGAGGGCGCGATCGGCCCGGGCGACATCGAGCTCTTCAGCTACGTGGAAACGGCCGAGGAGGCCTGGAATCGGATCGCCGCCTTCTACGCCGAGCCGCGCTGA